The following proteins come from a genomic window of Triticum aestivum cultivar Chinese Spring chromosome 6A, IWGSC CS RefSeq v2.1, whole genome shotgun sequence:
- the LOC123132045 gene encoding anthranilate phosphoribosyltransferase produces MNSLLLRPLPSATTSGSLVGRVSPASPRLPGAVAWPRDGRCRRGGVAAAGAWMEEAARRNPAFSESYRPAGLPRPNGTVLEAQGRVCTGPEQTRPLGEEQAMRVLDTILRSATGELKDEPVSSAQLGAFFAGMTIRANCFPEATQWSEGERRAMSLFWPRLVHVLPPEVKFIADPEGTIMGANGLTGPRYIGQGTAEMRLVGALREVLAGGHLGYEEIQCVLKDVLPFGSMGASSPSVSEALLAAFLIGQRMNRETDRELKGYCLAFDDELGPPPIADVNSLTHYGEPYDGNTRFFRSTLFVAAVRACYGEACLLHGVEWMPPKGGITEGQMLKFMGANTHLSPTQAKTLLEDKDTGFAYLNLQEACPPLYSIIGLREHIKKRPPLATSEKVQQFVRARGRESMVAGFYHVGYEDPLLMLMRRRTVHAGLVVKGEEGALSLTTKERSAHASKGIPVNHCSGFRTPSSANFSETDGISRESFRVAVDAQELGFKSTETPRTDKSVLKNLELGLSALGGDKGPAYDRIVLNAAMADHLLGCSGAQDINSALDRARKAIDSGNALRRLMNYIKISHKVS; encoded by the exons ATGAACTCTCTACTTCTCAGGCCGCTCCCGAGCGCGACCACGAGCGGGAGCCTGGTCGGTCGGGTATCCCCGGCGTCGCCGAGGCTTCCCGGCGCGGTGGCGTGGCCCCGCGACGGGAGATGCCGTCGCGGCGGCGTTGCGGCGGCGGGGGCGTGGATGGAGGAGGCTGCGCGGCGTAACCCGGCGTTCTCGGAGTCTTACCGGCCGGCGGGGCTGCCCCGGCCCAACGGCACGGTGCTGGAGGCGCAGGGGCGGGTGTGCACTGGGCCCGAGCAGACGCGGCCGCTCGGGGAGGAGCAGGCCATGCGCGTCCTCGACACCATCCTCCGGTCCG CGACGGGGGAACTCAAGGATGAGCCAGTGTCCAGTGCACAGCTGGGTGCATTCTTTGCTGGCATGACAATAAGAGCTAATTGTTTTCCGGAGGCCACCCAATGGAGTGAGGGGGAGCGACGTGCCATGAGCCTATTCTGGCCACGCCTTGTGCATGTTCTTCCTCCGGAGGTGAAGTTTATAGCAGACCCTGAAGGAACGATCATGGGAGCAAATGGTTTAACAGGACCTCGTTATATTGGTCAAGGAACTGCAGAGATGAGACTTGTTGGTGCTTTGAGGGAAGTACTTGCTGGTGGCCATTTAGGTTATGAGGAAATTCAGTGTGTACTAAAGGATGTTCTACCATTTGGATCAATGGGTGCAAGTTCACCATCAGTTAGTGAAGCACTGCTAGCAGCATTTTTAATTGGACAGCGGATGAATAGGGAAACCGATCGTGAGCTAAAAGGATATTGTCTAGCCTTTGATGATGAACTAG GCCCTCCCCCAATTGCTGATGTTAATTCCTTGACACACTATGGTGAGCCCTATGATGGGAATACACGCTTCTTTAGGAGTACTCTGTTCGTTGCGGCGGTTAGAGCCTGCTATGGTGAGGCTTGTCTCCTTCATGGCGTTGAATGGATGCCACCTAAG GGTGGGATAACAGAAGGGCAGATGCTTAAATTCATGGGTGCAAACACACACTTGTCTCCTACGCAGGCCAAAACACTATTGGAG GATAAGGATACTGGTTTTGCATATCTGAATCTCCAAGAAGCTTGCCCACCATT ATATTCGATTATCGGGCTCAGGGAGCATATTAAGAAAAGACCACCGTTGGCTACCTCTGAGAAAGTTCAACAATTTGTGAGA GCACGAGGAAGAGAGTCAATGGTTGCTGGATTTTATCATGTGGGCTATGAAGATCCATTGCTTATGCTTATGAGAAGGAGAACTGTTCATGCTGGATTAGTTGTGAAG GGTGAGGAAGGTGCACTTTCTTTGACAACCAAAGAAAGATCGGCCCATGCTTCCAAAGGGATTCCAGTGAACCACTGCTCAGGGTTCCGGACACCAAGCAGCGCAAACTTCTCCGAAACTGACG GTATTTCGAGAGAAAGTTTCAGAGTTGCTGTGGATGCTCAGGAACTTGGTTTCAAATCCACTGAAACTCCAAGAACTGATAAATCA GTACTGAAAAACTTGGAGCTGGGTTTGTCAGCGCTGGGTGGAGACAAAGGGCCTGCTTATGACCGAATAGTTCTTAACGCAGCTATGGCTGACCACTTGTTAGGCTGTAGCGGAGCTCAGGATATCAACTCCGCGCTTGACAGGGCAAGAAAAGCCATCGACAGCGGTAATGCTCTGAGAAGGCTCATGAACTACATAAAAATCTCGCACAAGGTGTCCTAG
- the LOC123132047 gene encoding endoglucanase 11 → MSNSAPSSRAAVFLAFSLVWFSSHVLTAGHPDYADALAKSLLFFQGQRSGRLPPDQAVKWRSNSAMSDGSAANVDLTGGYYDGGNNVKFNFPMAFTATMLSWSIIEYGGRMDGRVHDARAAVRWATDYLLKSAKATPGKLYVGVGDADADHRCWERPEDMDTPRDVYAVSASAPGSDVAGETAAALAAASVVFRAADRAYSRRLLAAARDVMAFAWQHQGKYSDHVGGGVGNYYPSHSGYKDELLWGCAWLLWATKNSSYLNDLISLGANDDLDVFSWDNKLAGARVLLSRRALLDGDERLEPFTRQAEEFICHILPNSSSPSSTTAYTPGGLMHRPGNVNMQYVASASFLLTTYAKYMAASRRRAFSCQNSRPVTHRNLRALAKRQVDYVLGDNPLGMSYMVGYGARYPQRIHHRASSMPSVAAHPAHIGCQEGYRSYLNAPGPNPNVHTGAVVGGPDENDAFPDDRVDYARSEPVTYTNAPLVGCLAYFAGSYKN, encoded by the exons ATGAGCAATTCGGCACCATCATCACGCGCGGCTGTGTTTCTTGCTTTCTCCCTCGTCTGGTTCTCCAGCCATGTCCTCACCGCCGGGCACCCTGACTACGCCGACGCGTTAGCCAAGTCGTTGCTCTTCTTCCAGGGGCAGAGGTCCGGCCGCCTGCCGCCGGACCAGGCCGTCAAGTGGAGATCCAACTCCGCCATGTCGGACGGCTCGGCCGCAAAC GTTGACCTCACCGGCGGGTACTACGACGGCGGCAACAACGTCAAGTTCAACTTCCCCATGGCGTTCACCGCGACCATGCTGTCTTGGAGCATCATCGAGTACGGCGGGCGGATGGACGGGCGCGTCCACGACGCGCGCGCCGCGGTACGTTGGGCGACGGACTACCTCCTGAAGTCGGCCAAGGCGACCCCGGGCAAGCTCTACGTCGGAGTGGGCGATGCCGACGCCGACCACCGCTGCTGGGAGCGGCCGGAGGACATGGACACGCCGCGGGACGTGTACGCGGTGTCGGCGTCCGCCCCTGGGTCCGACGTCGCAGGCGAGACCGCGGCGGCGCTCGCCGCGGCCAGCGTGGTGTTCAGGGCCGCCGACCGTGCCTACTCCAGGAGGCTGCTCGCGGCGGCCAGGGACGTGATGGCGTTCGCCTGGCAGCACCAGGGGAAGTACAGCGACCAcgtcggcggcggcgtgggcaactACTACCCATCCCACTCCGGCTACAAG GACGAGCTCCTGTGGGGATGTGCATGGCTGCTGTGGGCGACGAAGAACAGCTCCTACCTCAACGACCTCATCTCCCTGGGCGCCAACGACGACCTCGACGTGTTCAGCTGGGACAACAAGCTCGCCGGGGCGCGCGTGCTTCTCTCACGG AGGGCTCTGCTGGACGGGGACGAGAGGCTGGAGCCGTTCACGCGCCAAGCGGAGGAGTTCATCTGCCACATCCTGCCCAACTCCAGCTCCCCGTCGTCGACGACGGCGTACACGCCCGGCGGGCTCATGCACCGGCCGGGCAACGTCAACATGCAGTACGTCGCCTCGGCCAGCTTCCTGCTCACCACCTACGCCAAGTACAtggccgcctcccgccgccgcgcctTCTCCTGCCAGAACAGCCGCCCAGTCACCCACAGGAACCTGAGGGCCCTGGCCAAGCGGCAGGTGGACTACGTGCTGGGCGACAACCCGCTGGGGATGTCCTACATGGTGGGCTACGGCGCGCGCTACCCGCAGAGGATCCACCACAGGGCGTCGTCGATGCCGTCCGTGGCCGCGCACCCGGCGCACATCGGCTGCCAGGAGGGCTACCGGAGCTACCTCAACGCCCCCGGGCCTAACCCCAACGTGCATACCGGCGCCGTCGTCGGCGGGCCGGATGAGAACGACGCGTTCCCGGACGACCGCGTCGACTACGCGCGGTCGGAGCCCGTCACCTACACCAACGCGCCCCTCGTCGGTTGCCTCGCCTACTTCGCCGGCAGCTACAAGAACTGA
- the LOC123132048 gene encoding uncharacterized protein, with amino-acid sequence MAAVSALTCSRQAMFVTATECPPPARRWSSSAEGGSGMSMSSLLNSLRVATLYGRGASREQDGDRWWSLTKGTCLMQLGCSSCEDLRHRITSDEETSYSLPLKLQTQMLYRRFFSTGCKAQAHVSSFY; translated from the exons ATGGCGGCAGTCAGTGCCTTGACTTGTTCCAGACAGGCGATGTTTGTTACCGCCACCGAATGCCCACCACCTGCTCGACGCTGGTCCTCCTCCGCTGAAGGTGGAAGTGGAATGTCCATGTCCTCTCTTCTGAACTCACTGAGGGTCGCCACCTTGTACGGGCGCGGAGCGTCGCGAGAGCAGGACGGGGACAGATGGTGGAGCCTTACAAAGGGGACATGCTTAATGCAATTGGGATGTTCATCATGCGAAGATCTTCGCCATCGCATCACATCAG ATGAAGAAACAAGCTACTCTCTACCACTGAAATTACAGACGCAGATGCTGTATAGAAGATTTTTTTCTACTGGCTGTAAAGCTCAAGCTCATGTCTCTTCATTTTATTGA